A single region of the Stigmatopora argus isolate UIUO_Sarg chromosome 6, RoL_Sarg_1.0, whole genome shotgun sequence genome encodes:
- the LOC144075814 gene encoding neurogenic differentiation factor 4-like, which yields MSCSSAEAHSQTSLIDGQTSQSVTVGCNKASLTNFQSPDTMMIKPYARQEEGAEDVSPVQWLEGDMSSPDGDVPLTSHRCRARAVNHQEEGSEDMEQDEEEEEEEEEEGGLEGENESSQCGPKRKRPTKARQERFRARRVKANARERSRMHGLNDALENLRSIMPCHSKTQKLSKIETLRLARNYICALSTALEGGLSMESRAFMETLCKGLSQPTTNLVAGCLQLSAAPQTDRVRPAAVPLGGMASYSSPGLPSPPYGSFDSAHLLHMRAMKGGAYESHSPNEYNAGGVGTPPYEGPPTPPLSISSNLVSKQEASPHYLAPSHYSPSPVDHGLYPSQPGYGVQASYDSYHPPHVTPRQITPVYRD from the exons ATGAGTTGCAGCTCTGCGGAGGCACACAGCCAAACATCTCTGATTGATGGCCAGACAAGTCAAAGTGTGACCGTTGGATGCAACAAAGCTTCTCTGACCAACTTCCAGAGTCCAG ATACGATGATGATTAAGCCCTACGCGAGACAAGAGGAGGGAGCGGAAGACGTCAGCCCCGTGCAGTGGCTAGAAGGCGACATGAGTTCACCCGACGGCGACGTACCTTTGACCTCGCACCGCTGTCGAGCGCGCGCCGTCAACCATCAGGAGGAGGGCAGTGAGGACATGGAGcaagacgaggaggaggaggaggaggaggaggaagagggaggCCTGGAGGGCGAAAATGAATCCAGTCAATGCGGCCCCAAAAGGAAGCGGCCCACCAAGGCCAGGCAGGAGCGCTTCCGCGCCCGTCGCGTCAAGGCCAACGCCAGGGAGCGCTCGCGCATGCACGGCCTGAACGACGCTCTAGAGAACCTGCGCAGCATCATGCCGTGTCACTCCAAAACCCAAAAACTATCCAAAATCGAGACCCTGCGTCTCGCCCGTAATTACATCTGCGCCCTCTCCACCGCCCTGGAAGGAGGTCTTTCCATGGAGAGCAGGGCCTTTATGGAGACCCTGTGCAAAGGCCTTTCGCAACCCACCACCAACCTGGTGGCGGGGTGTCTGCAGCTGTCCGCGGCGCCGCAAACAGATAGAGTCCGCCCGGCGGCCGTTCCGCTGGGCGGCATGGCGAGCTACTCCTCCCCGGGCCTGCCGAGTCCACCCTACGGCAGCTTCGACTCGGCTCACCTGCTCCACATGAGGGCCATGAAGGGCGGGGCGTACGAGAGCCACTCGCCCAACGAGTACAATGCTGGCGGGGTGGGGACGCCCCCCTACGAGGGCCCCCCTACTCCACCCCTGAGCATCAGCAGCAACCTGGTCTCCAAACAGGAAGCCTCACCTCACTACTTAGCCCCGTCGCACTACTCCCCGTCCCCCGTGGACCACGGCCTGTACCCGTCTCAGCCCGGCTACGGCGTGCAGGCGTCGTACGACTCCTACCACCCACCTCACGTGACCCCCCGACAGATAACCCCTGTCTACAGAGACTAG